The genomic stretch CGCCTTCTGTGACCTGTGACACTGTGATACCGTCAGGCTCAGGCCATTCGCTAAACTAAGCGGCGGTCTGCTCCTCTTGTTGTTCATTTTGTTGTTCACTTTGctcttgttgttgttgttgttgttgctgctgctcctgctgctgttgttgttgattgTGCTTTCGTACCATGTTGTAGATGTCATGACGGGTCAGTGCTTGGATACCCGGGTCATTGTCAATCTCTTGCAAATGCTTGAGAATTTGAATTGGCTTGAGCCCAAGCTTGTACAAGGACATGATTTGCGGCTTTCTCTGCTCAATGACGATATTTCGGAACCGAGAGAGCGCTGTTGGAGGAAGCACTTCGTGATTGTGCTCATTCGCCGTGTCGTTTCGACTGCGCCGGATTCTCCATAGACTTATGAAACTATGGCGGTAAATCACGAGCCTATAAGGGCACCCCGTCATCTGGGAGCTCGTCTCGCGGCGCTTGGAAGGAGGAAGGTTTGGGTTATGTTGCGATCTAAACTTCCTTCCCTTGCAGCATCGTAGTTCAAGGAGGTTAGGCCGCGTCCGGTTCTTGACCAGGCTGCAACCTAGAGGCAGAGCAacggcatcaacagcagccctGGCCTCTTCGATGGTCTGAAATGTAAGATTGTATAACGACTCCATGGCTGGGGCCGTCAATGGGTAAAGACGTGCTGCGAATAGGTTCGGCTTGATACGCGTAGGTATCTCAGGTGAGGCTCACTGTGAGGGATTAATGTTTTTTTCCAGGGATGCGTTAACAAGCCGCCGACGTAGCGTGACAAGCACCCACGTGACTGCATCAGGCGATTTTCCCTGACTAACCCCTGCCTGGCAATTTATTTGGAGGCATGTTACTCTCGTTGAAGGCCTGATAAACCCTCCCTTTGTTTGGTGTAGCCATGGCCCAGCCGCACTCCTCATGCTAGACTCCATGTACATCGGCAGACATGTGCTATCGCTGCCTGTGCGTCAGTTGCAACGCCAGGGGGATTGCTTCTG from Trichoderma atroviride chromosome 3, complete sequence encodes the following:
- a CDS encoding uncharacterized protein (EggNog:ENOG41) is translated as MESLYNLTFQTIEEARAAVDAVALPLGCSLVKNRTRPNLLELRCCKGRKFRSQHNPNLPPSKRRETSSQMTGCPYRLVIYRHSFISLWRIRRSRNDTANEHNHEVLPPTALSRFRNIVIEQRKPQIMSLYKLGLKPIQILKHLQEIDNDPGIQALTRHDIYNMVRKHNQQQQQQEQQQQQQQQQEQSEQQNEQQEEQTAA